One Spinacia oleracea cultivar Varoflay chromosome 4, BTI_SOV_V1, whole genome shotgun sequence DNA segment encodes these proteins:
- the LOC130459676 gene encoding uncharacterized protein gives MKTMMLGLKEGEHVKVHCTKRTFNMEKDFEISVTVEDTDQLLSGAWLNISIIQVFVTALSELCFHDDCHPNSIGFMCPEMISATMLKSDADRILLYMTRSMSALSSKTFILCPYYEKSHWMLLVLCLSKREVYIFDSQQKKRNLMIKEPLNNAFRSYKRLGGQSKGTKLTWIPAQVYIYI, from the exons atgaaaactatgatgttgggattaaaagaaggggagcacgttaaggtacattgcactaaaaggacattcaatatggaaaaggactttgaaattagtgtcaccgttgaagacaccgatcaacttctctcgggagcatggctcaatatatcaataatacaagtttttgttac ggctttgagtgagttgtgttttcacgatgattgtcaccccaatagtattggattcatgtgcccggagatgatctcggccaccatgttaaagtccgatgcagatcgaattctattgtacatgacgaggtccatgagtgcacttagttctaagacattcatcttatgtccatactacgaaaa gagtcactggatgcttttagttctttgcttgtctaaacgtgaggtctacatatttgattctcaacagaagaagagaaatttgatgattaaggagccactaaacaa tgcttttcggagttacaagagactaggtggacaatctaagggaactaaattaacatggattccagcacaggtatatatatatatataa